A genome region from Rhodopseudomonas boonkerdii includes the following:
- a CDS encoding aldehyde dehydrogenase produces the protein MQRFENLIDGKLRPAASGKWMPSLDPYRNENWCEIPDSDQSDVNAAVAAARTAFGSSQWAGISATARGAMLRRAGDLISANAERLAELEVRDNGKLINEMLVQLKTIPQWFYYYGGLADKVEGGVLPIDKSDHFVFTTWEPLGVIAAITAWNSPLLLLAWKLAPGLAAGNTFVIKPSEYASASTIAFAELFEEAGFPAGVVNVVCGTGQGVGAPLVAHPDVAKIAFTGSDAAGKAINKAAAGDLKHVTLELGGKSPNIVFEDADLDAAAAGVASGIFAAAGQTCIAGSRLLLQRSVYDLFLSKIRELAEGVKIGDPLDPETQMGPLANLPHYQKVISCIADAKKEGAVVAFGGEPIKYATGGLFVQPTIFRDVDNASQLAQREIFGPVLAVIPFDDEADALRIANNSNYGLAAGVWTKDMPRAFRMSKGLQSGTVWINTYRALSFMAPFGGVKDSGLGRESGQDMIKSYMQVKTTWINNASERPANPFIMRLN, from the coding sequence GTGCAACGTTTTGAAAATCTGATCGATGGGAAATTGCGGCCGGCGGCTTCTGGGAAATGGATGCCCAGCCTCGACCCGTATCGCAATGAAAATTGGTGCGAGATTCCGGATAGCGATCAATCCGACGTCAATGCCGCCGTGGCGGCCGCTAGGACCGCATTCGGATCGTCGCAATGGGCAGGCATTTCGGCGACGGCGCGGGGCGCTATGCTTCGCCGCGCCGGAGACCTGATCTCAGCCAATGCTGAACGGCTGGCAGAGCTTGAGGTGCGAGATAACGGCAAGCTCATCAATGAGATGTTGGTTCAGCTGAAGACTATTCCTCAATGGTTTTACTACTATGGCGGATTGGCCGACAAAGTTGAGGGCGGCGTCCTTCCGATCGACAAGTCCGACCATTTCGTCTTTACAACCTGGGAGCCGTTGGGGGTTATCGCCGCAATCACCGCCTGGAATTCTCCGCTGCTTCTTCTCGCCTGGAAGCTCGCCCCCGGTCTCGCGGCTGGAAATACGTTCGTGATCAAGCCCTCGGAATATGCGAGTGCGTCCACGATTGCATTTGCGGAGCTATTTGAAGAAGCGGGTTTTCCAGCGGGCGTCGTGAACGTGGTCTGCGGCACCGGGCAGGGTGTCGGCGCTCCACTGGTCGCCCACCCAGACGTGGCGAAAATCGCCTTCACCGGCTCGGACGCCGCTGGTAAAGCCATCAACAAGGCCGCCGCCGGTGATCTCAAGCACGTAACGCTGGAGCTTGGCGGGAAGTCGCCCAATATCGTGTTCGAGGATGCAGACCTGGATGCGGCGGCGGCAGGCGTTGCTTCCGGGATCTTCGCGGCGGCGGGCCAGACATGTATCGCAGGATCGCGTCTGCTTCTCCAGCGCTCGGTCTACGACCTGTTCTTGTCGAAGATTCGTGAACTGGCGGAGGGCGTGAAGATCGGCGACCCGCTCGATCCGGAAACGCAGATGGGCCCTCTTGCCAATCTGCCACACTATCAGAAGGTGATCTCCTGCATTGCGGACGCGAAGAAGGAAGGGGCAGTCGTTGCGTTCGGCGGCGAGCCCATCAAGTACGCAACTGGCGGTCTGTTCGTCCAACCGACCATCTTCCGAGACGTGGATAACGCCTCGCAGCTTGCTCAGCGCGAAATCTTCGGACCGGTGCTGGCGGTTATCCCGTTTGATGACGAAGCGGATGCTCTGCGGATTGCCAACAACTCGAATTACGGACTTGCCGCCGGTGTTTGGACCAAGGACATGCCTCGCGCGTTCCGTATGTCAAAAGGACTTCAATCGGGCACGGTCTGGATCAACACTTACCGCGCACTGAGCTTTATGGCTCCCTTCGGCGGAGTGAAGGACAGCGGTCTCGGACGTGAGAGCGGCCAAGACATGATCAAGAGCTACATGCAGGTCAAAACGACGTGGATCAACAACGCGAGCGAAAGGCCTGCAAACCCTTTCATCATGCGGTTGAACTAA
- a CDS encoding AraC family transcriptional regulator — translation MIVAKRSNQMHGPVVVISRDADRFDSFVHQHAEAQLVYAIGGVVAVTTAEGTWVVPPSRAVWVPPGIAHQTHSHATVQFRALLIDPAGLPHLPATCAVVAVSPLLRELILRLADLPRSAKGPEFRQALTRLLLLELSFVPTEPLGLPWPEHRALVQLCETIRHAPVHSISLAAAATVAHMSRSSFMRLFKKQTGMSFARWQQQARLLHALVLLAEGQSILNVALDCGYDSPSAFSAMFRRSLGRSPSAYFSQ, via the coding sequence ATGATCGTCGCGAAAAGGTCAAATCAGATGCATGGACCGGTCGTCGTCATCAGCCGAGACGCGGATCGTTTTGACAGCTTCGTGCACCAGCACGCCGAGGCGCAGCTCGTCTATGCGATCGGCGGCGTCGTCGCGGTTACGACGGCAGAGGGAACTTGGGTCGTCCCGCCGAGCCGCGCCGTCTGGGTGCCGCCGGGTATCGCGCACCAGACCCATAGCCACGCAACTGTGCAGTTTCGCGCGTTGCTGATCGATCCGGCGGGATTGCCACACCTGCCTGCCACGTGCGCCGTGGTCGCCGTCAGTCCGCTTCTGCGCGAGCTCATTCTGCGGCTGGCCGATCTCCCGAGATCTGCGAAAGGGCCGGAATTCAGACAGGCGCTGACCCGACTGCTGCTTCTTGAACTGTCCTTCGTCCCGACCGAACCGCTCGGCCTGCCGTGGCCGGAGCACCGCGCCCTCGTGCAGTTGTGCGAGACGATCCGGCATGCACCAGTGCATTCTATCTCGCTCGCCGCGGCCGCAACGGTGGCGCATATGAGCCGGTCGAGTTTCATGCGGCTTTTCAAGAAGCAGACCGGAATGAGCTTTGCCCGTTGGCAACAGCAGGCAAGATTGCTGCATGCCCTCGTCCTGCTCGCCGAAGGGCAGTCGATCCTCAACGTGGCGCTGGATTGCGGTTACGACAGCCCAAGCGCATTTTCCGCCATGTTTCGCCGGTCGCTGGGGCGATCGCCGAGCGCATATTTTTCGCAATGA